A region from the Lolium perenne isolate Kyuss_39 chromosome 4, Kyuss_2.0, whole genome shotgun sequence genome encodes:
- the LOC127294479 gene encoding kinesin-like protein KIN-14P, translated as MASPEREAVAAAAVVEDVLRMHGEGFSGGVGGGGEVVVMGRNIDMAWRKAEVAAVRRNEAASWLRRTVGVVCARDLAEDPSEEEFRVGLRSGIVLCNAVNKIQPGTVPKVVEVHSVSTVPADGSALCAYQYFENVRNFLTGLQDLGLPTFEVSDLEKGGQGVRVVDCVLALKSFAETKHLGKQSLFKHGGIVKPSMSAKCCVRKNEPFMKAMTRSHSAELLRDGVSLEQTLGLDCSLEPTETITSDSIRMLVQTTLSDKKPEEVPLLVESLLTKVIQEFERRMANQNDLVKYNPNDSSSLSRTESTDTPLETEATSTCDHGKMDEEDMDKEENNSVTNHVKMEEDKNSVTNNVEIEEDQNSVSTTGEVSASVPESCDDVEKRIQAKAEIHFELQQKHIQDLKRNISTVKSGIEQFKSQYSEDLAKLGNHLHIISHAASGYHKVQEENRKLYNQIQDLRGNIRVYCRVRPFHPGKESASSSVAGIEDRTITVMTAAKHAKDARKSFTFNRVFGPLATQAEVFADMQPLIRSVLDGYNVCIFAYGQTGSGKTFTMSGPKILTEEGLGVNYRALNDLFHIQAQRKDTFSYEISVQMLEIYNEQVRDLLHSGPNKKLEIRNSSQKGIAVPDANIVPVTSTSDVVDLMNLGQKNRAVCSTAMNDRSSRSHSCLTVHVQGRDVASGTVLRGCMHLVDLAGSERVDKSEVVGDRLKEAQHINKSLAALGDVIASLAQKNAHVPYRNSKLTQLLQDSLGGQAKTLMFIHIAPEPDAIGESISTLKFAERVATVELGAAKTNKEGGEVKELKEQIACLKAALASKDGENENIRSSHSSPDILRDIKIGHTSPASGYPMEEVGCVETQSNCTPRQTKPSFELSDVHVESDPSLWIDACNGDNTHLRSSNSLPELGPDATHDFALYQRSSPEQQCSWAGSVATEDSDDCEVATTCSSEQDSVRPASAPKASAFANGSGSAAKKAQIKSVKSTDIRGTNPAKKISPSLKKANGAAHVPIKNGKQPALGGVDGRKTPNGKVSTKK; from the exons CAGCCTGGAACCGTACCCAAG GTTGTGGAGGTCCACTCGGTTTCTACTGTCCCTGCAGATGGTTCAGCTCTCTGTGCATACCAGTACTTTGAAAATGTGAGGAATTTTCTCACAGGCCTACAAGATTTAGGTCTCCCAACGTTTGAGGTTTCTGACCTGGAAAAG GGTGGACAAGGTGTCCGAGTTGTAGATTGTGTTCTCGCTCTGAAGTCATTTGCTGAAACAAAGCACCTGGGCAAACAGTCTTTATTTAAACATGGTGGCATTGTAAAGCCTTCAATGTCTGCGAAATGCTGTGTTCGTAAGAATGAACCTTTTATGAAGGCCATGACGAGGAGTCACTCAGCTGAGCTTCTCCGGGATGGTGTATCACTGGAGCAAACATTAGGTCTTGATTGTTCGCTAGAACCCACAGAAACT ATTACTTCAGACTCCATCAGAATGCTTGTTCAAACAACTCTCTCGGATAAAAAACCAGAAGAAGTTCCATTG CTTGTTGAATCACTCCTGACCAAAGTTATTCAAGAATTTGAGCGTCGTATGGCAAACCAGAATGATCTG GTGAAATACAATCCCAATGACAGCAGCTCATTATCTAGAACAGAGTCAACAGACACACCACTGGAAACGGAGGCAACTTCCACCTGCGATCATGGGAAG ATGGACGAAGAAGACATGGACAAAGAAGAAAATAATTCTGTCACTAATCATGTGAAGATGGAAGAAGACAAAAATTCTGTCACAAATAATGTGGAGATAGAAGAAGACCAAAATTCTGTTAGTACGACGGGGGAGGTCAGTGCTTCTGTGCCAGAGAGCTGTGATGACGTGGAAAAACGTATACAGGCGAAGGCAGAAATACATTTTGAGCTACAGCAGAAACATATCCAG GATTTGAAAAGAAACATTTCTACTGTTAAGTCTGGTATAGAGCAGTTCAAATCGCAGTACTCTGAAGACCTTGCTAAGCTTG GAAATCATTTGCACATTATTTCTCATGCGGCTTCTGGGTATCATAAAGTTCAAGAGGAAAACCGCAAGCTGTACAACCAAATACAAGATCTTAGAG GGAATATAAGAGTGTACTGTCGAGTGAGACCTTTCCACCCTGGAAAGGAAAGTGCCTCGAGCAGTGTTGCTGGTATAGAAGATAGAACTATCACTGTCATGACTGCAGCGAAACATGCAAAAGATGCGCGgaaatcttttactttcaatagGGTCTTTGGACCCTTAGCCACACAAG CGGAGGTCTTTGCAGACATGCAGCCTTTAATCCGTTCTGTTCTTGATGGCTACAACGTGTGTATATTTGCTTATGGACAAACTGGGTCAGGGAAGACCTTTACAATG AGTGGTCCAAAAATATTGACAGAAGAAGGGCTCGGTGTCAACTATAGGGCTTTAAATGATCTGTTCCATATTCAAGCACAGAGGAAGGATACATTTTCTTATGAAATTTCTGTGCAGATGCTTGAGATCTACAATGAACAAGTGAGAGATCTGCTTCATAGCGGTCCAAACAAGAA ATTAGAAATTCGCAATAGCTCGCAGAAAGGTATTGCAGTTCCAGATGCAAACATAGTCCCGGTCACATCGACCTCCGATGTGGTTGATTtgatgaatcttggtcaaaagaACCGTGCAGTTTGCTCAACAGCCATGAATGACAGAAGTAGCCGCTCTCATAG TTGTCTAACAGTCCATGTTCAAGGGCGAGATGTTGCATCAGGCACAGTCCTAAGAGGCTGCATGCATCTTGTGGATTTAGCTGGCAGCGAAAGAGTTGATAAATCTGAGGTTGTAGGAGACAGACTGAAGGAGGCACAACACATAAACAAGTCACTGGCAGCACTAGGAGACGTCATCGCGTCCCTCGCCCAAAAAAATGCCCATGTTCCTTACCGAAATAGCAAACTTACTCAGTTACTGCAGGACTCTCTTG GAGGACAAGCAAAAACATTGATGTTTATTCACATAGCCCCTGAGCCGGACGCCATTGGGGAATCAATAAGCACTTTGAAGTTTGCGGAGAGAGTTGCCACTGTTGAGCTTGGAGCAGCCAAGACAaacaaggaaggaggagaagtCAAAGAGCTCAAAGAACAG ATTGCTTGCCTCAAGGCAGCTTTGGCTAGCAAAGATGGAGAAAATGAGAACATACGCAGTTCGCATTCGAGCCCAGACATATTAAGAGACATTAAAATCGGGCATACATCCCCTGCATCCGGGTACCCAATGGAAGAAGTTGGATGTGTGGAG ACCCAAAGCAATTGTACTCCAAGGCAGACCAAGCCAAGCTTTGAATTATCAGATGTTCATGTAGAGAGTGATCCATCTTTGTGGATCGATGCTTGCAATGGCGACAATACCCACTTgaggagcagcaactccttgccaGAGTTGGGACCTGATGCTACACATGACTTTGCCTTGTATCAACGAAGCAGTCCTGAACAACAATGTAGTTGGGCTGGGTCTGTCGCGACGGAGGATTCAGATGACTGTGAGGTTGCAACTACTTGCTCATCGGAACAAGATTCGGTGAGGCCAGCCAGCGCCCCAAAAGCTTCCGCTTTCGCCAATGGGTCCGGCTCAGCTGCAAAGAAGGCCCAAATCAAGAGTGTAAAAAGTACAGACATCAG AGGGACGAATCCTGCAAAAAAGATATCTCCATCACTGAAAAAAGCGAATGGAGCTGCTCATGTTCCAATCAAGAATGGTAAACAACCAGCCCTAGGCGGGGTTGATGGAAGGAAGACTCCAAATGGTAAAGTGAGCACCAAGAAGTAA
- the LOC139839215 gene encoding F-box protein At5g49610-like → MRPAPRRAPSILPPPGPTLIVSLLIKNPMSAAAQGGATLDSVAVDHRNETAAEPTKGARTSGCRRRRIAPAVALNLPEDIVVWEIFVRLPVKDILRFRGACRSWRGLTSTSDFLLAHHRRQPSLPLLTASTESGLPIMQRCRPIFRFSNYNSFKIHASCDGLLLLSHTHGPFSICNPATRQCAPFPALAGTGDISIVAMYMHHPSGEYRVLYWKGGYMDYRDITYYVLAVQRGSSPRLCIRVPNSDSPGIKKDVLALQETRPSAHAPPIAFQNCLHWDPGYLHNAARLVVFDTVVESFRFMHRPVGATGLCNHLCDMEGSMGFSCFDDGRTSAKIWLLEDYEREVWSFKYHVKLPVESLCTLTYTRHLVLSHNGDVLVYNNSNGYMFHCDNTGKKIEEFQCDPWSLNIIEHRLRESLVKPDFFPRQGSACARRPSLFHML, encoded by the coding sequence ATGAGGCCAGCACCCCGGCGAGCACCGTCGATACTGCCGCCCCCGGGCCCGACCCTCATCGTATCTCTCCTAATCAAGAACCCTATGTCCGCTGCCGCGCAGGGGGGAGCAACACTTGACAGCGTTGCCGTCGATCACCGTAATGAAACCGCCGCGGAACCCACGAAAGGAGCAAGGACTTCggggtgccgccgccgccgcatcgcCCCCGCCGTGGCCCTCAACCTCCCGGAGGATATCGTGGTGTGGGAGATCTTTGTTCGCCTTCCGGTCAAGGATATACTCCGCTTCCGCGGTGCCTGCCGCTCCTGGCGTGGCCTCACCTCCACCTCCGATTTCCTACTCGCTCACCACCGGCGCCAGCCGTCCCTTCCCCTCCTCACAGCCAGTACCGAGAGCGGCTTGCCAATCATGCAGCGTTGCCGCCCTATCTTCCGGTTCAGCAACTACAACAGTTTTAAGATCCACGCCTCTTGCGATGGCCTCCTCCTGCTCTCCCACACTCATGGCCCCTTCAGCATCTGTAACCCTGCCACGCGGCAGTGCGCTCCGTTTCCAGCCCTTGCTGGCACCGGAGACATCAGCATTGTGGCGATGTACATGCACCACCCATCCGGCGAGTATCGCGTCCTGTACTGGAAGGGGGGATACATGGACTACCGCGATATTACCTATTATGTCCTTGCCGTGCAACGGGGCAGCTCGCCGAGATTGTGCATCAGAGTTCCTAATTCAGACTCTCCTGGTATCAAGAAAGATGTGCTGGCATTGCAAGAAACGAGACCTTCTGCTCATGCCCCACCCATCGCGTTCCAAAATTGTCTTCACTGGGACCCTGGCTACCTTCACAATGCTGCCAGGCTAGTTGTTTTTGACACGGTGGTTGAATCATTCAGATTCATGCATCGCCCCGTCGGTGCTACTGGATTGTGCAATCATTTGTGCGACATGGAAGGCTCGATGGGCTTCAGTTGCTTTGATGATGGGAGGACATCCGCCAAAATCTGGTTGCTGGAGGACTACGAGAGGGAGGTCTGGTCATTCAAGTACCATGTTAAATTACCAGTAGAGAGCTTGTGTACCCTTACATATACACGACATTTGGTTTTATCTCACAATGGAGATGTGCTGGTCTACAACAACTCCAATGGTTACATGTTCCACTGTGACAACACCGGCAAGAAGATAGAAGAATTCCAATGCGATCCATGGAGCTTGAACATTATTGAACATCGGTTAAGGGAAAGCCTTGTCAAGCCCGACTTTTTCCCTAGGCAAGGCAGTGCTTGTGCTAGACGACCAAGTCTTTTCCATATGCTCTAA